One segment of Schistocerca cancellata isolate TAMUIC-IGC-003103 chromosome 2, iqSchCanc2.1, whole genome shotgun sequence DNA contains the following:
- the LOC126161758 gene encoding prolyl 3-hydroxylase OGFOD1, whose product MSAKGCRNSESNVSAENCVEVRSDLLQNEVKDWLSSHWSGKSDSGPSEKWGISLLSEPFKICTLTNLISDHAYLEKLKVELLSLEFQMKNNDLYQYRQSEDLFGFDLPAINSFRCLLNNTIRQWLEDVTNIQLREKISANCSCYDDTDYLLCHDDQCEDRCIAYIFYLNRNWTAHDGGALQLFNTMETEPGNIVKSILPQFNSFVFFEVSEISFHQVQEVFTMDRTRITVNGWFYGSRKIKRREHKLGNNDSVAVPLLQVEDSFSSNVINSVYYNGDELLKTLNLHFEKTSSIMLEDFLCKEFYDSCCEALSRSTVSWLRKRPVNYWLYDTADESTLSSEIQGLLTLMKSEKLFQLLSVLTCLDLTCIGKMKKSCDKTIKVSACSYEIRRWKSGYYSLVNDTSFSKESLLDVTLYLNCENCSECGGSTVYISPEEEEELLCASPRPNSLSVTYRESNTACFVKYINHNFRGDFYTINFSCVEQA is encoded by the coding sequence ATGTCAGCGAAAGGCTGTAGAAATTCAGAATCAAATGTTTCAGCTGAAAATTGTGTTGAAGTTAGGTCTGATCTACTTCAAAATGAAGTAAAGGATTGGTTGTCAAGTCATTGGTCAGGCAAATCTGATTCAGGCCCTAGTGAAAAGTGGGGCATTTCTCTACTTAGTGAACCTTTTAAGATTTGCACTTTGACGAATCTTATATCTGATCATGCATACTTGGAGAAACTGAAGGTTGAGCTACTTAGCTTAGAATTCCAAATGAAGAATAATGACTTATACCAATATCGTCAGTCTGAAGATCTTTTTGGTTTTGACTTGCCTGCTATTAACTCATTCAGATGCCTTCTAAATAATACCATTCGCCAATGGCTAGAAGATGTTACCAATATACAACTGAGGGAGAAAATATCTGCAAATTGTTCATGTTATGATGATACGGATTATCTTCTCTGTCATGATGACCAGTGTGAGGATAGATGCATAGCGTATATTTTTTATCTGAACCGTAACTGGACCGCACATGATGGTGGAGCATTGCAACTATTTAACACCATGGAAACAGAGCCAGGGAATATTGTTAAATCAATATTGCCACAATttaattcttttgttttctttgaggtGTCAGAAATATCATTCCATCAGGTACAAGAAGTATTTACTATGGATAGAACGAGAATAACTGTGAATGGTTGGTTTTATGGttccagaaaaattaaaagaaGGGAGCATAAGTTGGGAAATAATGActctgttgcagttcctctgttgCAGGTTGAAGATTCGTTTTCCTCAAATGTGATAAACAGTGTATATTATAATGGTGATGAATTACTGAAAACACTTAATTTACATTTTGAGAAGACTAGCTCAATCATGCTGGAAGATTTTCTCTGTAAAGAATTTTATGACAGTTGTTGTGAAGCACTTTCTAGAAGTACAGTATCTTGGTTAAGAAAAAGACCTGTTAATTATTGGTTATATGATACAGCAGATGAGTCCACTCTGAGTTCTGAGATTCAAGGATTACTTACGCTTATGAAATCAGAAAAGCTGTTCCAGTTACTTTCCGTGTTGACATGTCTAGATCTCACATGCATTGGTAAGATGAAGAAATCTTGTGACAAAACTATCAAAGTTTCTGCTTGCTCATATGAAATTAGAAGGTGGAAGTCAGGATATTATTCATTGGTAAATGATACAAGCTTTTCTAAAGAAAGCTTGTTAGATGTCACACTTTACTTGAATTGTGAGAACTGTAGTGAATGTGGAGGATCAACAGTGTACATttctccagaagaggaggaagaactaCTTTGTGCTTCTCCTAGACCTAATTCTTTATCTGTTACATACAGAGAATCAAATACTGCTTGTTTTGTTAAGTACATTAATCATAACTTCAGAGGTGATTTCTACACAATTAATTTTTCTTGTGTGGAACAGGCTTGA